Proteins from a genomic interval of Salvelinus sp. IW2-2015 linkage group LG14, ASM291031v2, whole genome shotgun sequence:
- the lin9 gene encoding protein lin-9 homolog isoform X1 has protein sequence MAEMDQLDESSSAEALVSLKEGSLSNTLNEKQTKAHNTRGRHTLVSMETPTRSSKRSRLFREEEEQRLPSRSPRRSQRVTSVPQKFANVTTPDKKVSQRIGLRLRNLLKLPKAHKWCIYEWFYSNIDGPLFEGDNDFCLCLKESFPNLKTRKLTRVEWGTIRRLMGKPRRCSSAFFAEERTALRQKRQKMRMLQQRKFFDVAHCKDLPDEIPLPLVIGTKVTARLRGVHDGLFTGQIDAVDTGAATYRVTFDRNGLGTHTVPDYEVLSNEPNETMPISTFAQKLRPSRFQNFMTPPRVTYPSATTPVLMDNDPLISQSPWKNKLPGADGDTLGGFPVKFLVQVTRLSKILMIKKEHVKHLKDMNAEAEKLKSCSMPIGLEFQKRYATTVLELEQLNKDLNKVLHEVQQFCYELAPDQGMAPVDRPTELRQRCEEEAKEMVQQTNTLRDDQQCVSNASLTHLISGLTALLLQIKCLAEGGDLNSFEFKSLTDSLNDIKSSIDPSNLSCFQNNVEIHVAHIQSGLSQLGNLHAFAANNTNTV, from the exons AGGGCAGTCTGTCAAATACTTTGAATGAGAAGCAAACAAAAGCTCACAACACGAGAGGAAGACACACCTTGGTGTCCATGGAAACG CCCACACGGAGCTCCAAGAGGAGCAGACtgttcagagaggaggaggagcagcgcCTCCCATCCAGATCCCCTAGAAGGAGCCAGAGGGTCACCTCTGTACCCCAG AAGTTTGCTAATGTGACGACCCCAGATAAGAAAGTGTCTCAGAGAATCGGGCTGAGGTTGAGAAACCTTCTCAAGCTTCCTAAAGCACACAAATGGTGCATCTACGAGTGGTTCTATTCTAACATAGACGG ACCGTTATTTGAAGGTGACAATGACTTCTGCCTGTGCCTGAAAGAATCCTTCCCCAACCTGAAGACCAGGAAGTTGACCCGTGTGGAGTGGGGTACAATCAGGAGACTGATGGGGAAACCCAGACG GTGTTCGTCTGCGTTCTTTGCTGAGGAGCGGACTGCGCTGAGACAGAAGAGGCAGAAGATGCGTATGCTGCAGCAGAGGAAGTTTTTCGACGTGGCACACTGCAAAGACCTCCCCGACGAGATCCCCTTGCCGCTCGTCATAGGAACCAAAGTCACCG CTCGTCTTAGGGGAGTCCATGACGGCCTGTTCACTGGGCAGATCGATGCCGTGGATACGGGCGCTGCCACTTACCGTGTGACCTTTGACCGGAATGGGCTGGGCACACACACCGTGCCTGATTACGAAGTGCTG AGTAATGAGCCCAACGAGACCATGCCCATCTCAACCTTCGCACAGAAACTGAGACCCTCCCGCTTCCAGAACTTCATGACCCCTCCCAGAGTGACCTACCCCTCTGCCACCACACCAGTCCTCATG GACAATGATCCCCTCATCAGCCAGTCTCCATGGAAAAACAAACTCCCTGGAGCGGACGGGGACACGCTTGGAGGGTTCCCTGTCAAGTTCCTCGTCCAAGTG ACGAGGCTCTCCAAGATCCTCATGATCAAGAAAGAACACGTCAAGCACTTAAAGGATATGAACGCAGAAGCTGAAAAACTG aaGTCGTGCTCGATGCCTATAGGCCTAGAGTTCCAGAAGCGTTATGCCACCACAGTACTGGAGCTGGAGCAGCTCAATAAAGACCTGAACAAGGTGCTGCACGAGGTCCAGCAGTTCTGCTACGAG cTGGCCCCAGATCAGGGCATGGCTCCTGTGGACCGGCCCACAGAGCTGCGTCAGCGCTGTGAGGAGGAGGCCAAGGAGATGGTGCAGCAGACCAACACCCTCCGTGACGACCAGCAGTGCGTCTCCAACGCCAGCCTCACACACCTCATCTCAGGCCTCACTGCCTTACTGCTGCAGATCAAG TGTCTGGCTGAGGGAGGAGACCTGAACTCCTTTGAATTTAAATCGCTCACTGACTCTCTGAATGACATAAAGAGCTCAATAGACCCCTCCAACCTCAG TTGCTTCCAGAACAACGTAGAGATTCACGTAGCCCACATCCAGAGTGGTCTGAGTCAGCTGGGAAACCTACACGCCTTTGCAGCCAACAACACCAACAcggtctga
- the lin9 gene encoding protein lin-9 homolog isoform X2, with product MAEMDQLDESSSAEALVSLKEGSLSNTLNEKQTKAHNTRGRHTLVSMETPTRSSKRSRLFREEEEQRLPSRSPRRSQRVTSVPQFANVTTPDKKVSQRIGLRLRNLLKLPKAHKWCIYEWFYSNIDGPLFEGDNDFCLCLKESFPNLKTRKLTRVEWGTIRRLMGKPRRCSSAFFAEERTALRQKRQKMRMLQQRKFFDVAHCKDLPDEIPLPLVIGTKVTARLRGVHDGLFTGQIDAVDTGAATYRVTFDRNGLGTHTVPDYEVLSNEPNETMPISTFAQKLRPSRFQNFMTPPRVTYPSATTPVLMDNDPLISQSPWKNKLPGADGDTLGGFPVKFLVQVTRLSKILMIKKEHVKHLKDMNAEAEKLKSCSMPIGLEFQKRYATTVLELEQLNKDLNKVLHEVQQFCYELAPDQGMAPVDRPTELRQRCEEEAKEMVQQTNTLRDDQQCVSNASLTHLISGLTALLLQIKCLAEGGDLNSFEFKSLTDSLNDIKSSIDPSNLSCFQNNVEIHVAHIQSGLSQLGNLHAFAANNTNTV from the exons AGGGCAGTCTGTCAAATACTTTGAATGAGAAGCAAACAAAAGCTCACAACACGAGAGGAAGACACACCTTGGTGTCCATGGAAACG CCCACACGGAGCTCCAAGAGGAGCAGACtgttcagagaggaggaggagcagcgcCTCCCATCCAGATCCCCTAGAAGGAGCCAGAGGGTCACCTCTGTACCCCAG TTTGCTAATGTGACGACCCCAGATAAGAAAGTGTCTCAGAGAATCGGGCTGAGGTTGAGAAACCTTCTCAAGCTTCCTAAAGCACACAAATGGTGCATCTACGAGTGGTTCTATTCTAACATAGACGG ACCGTTATTTGAAGGTGACAATGACTTCTGCCTGTGCCTGAAAGAATCCTTCCCCAACCTGAAGACCAGGAAGTTGACCCGTGTGGAGTGGGGTACAATCAGGAGACTGATGGGGAAACCCAGACG GTGTTCGTCTGCGTTCTTTGCTGAGGAGCGGACTGCGCTGAGACAGAAGAGGCAGAAGATGCGTATGCTGCAGCAGAGGAAGTTTTTCGACGTGGCACACTGCAAAGACCTCCCCGACGAGATCCCCTTGCCGCTCGTCATAGGAACCAAAGTCACCG CTCGTCTTAGGGGAGTCCATGACGGCCTGTTCACTGGGCAGATCGATGCCGTGGATACGGGCGCTGCCACTTACCGTGTGACCTTTGACCGGAATGGGCTGGGCACACACACCGTGCCTGATTACGAAGTGCTG AGTAATGAGCCCAACGAGACCATGCCCATCTCAACCTTCGCACAGAAACTGAGACCCTCCCGCTTCCAGAACTTCATGACCCCTCCCAGAGTGACCTACCCCTCTGCCACCACACCAGTCCTCATG GACAATGATCCCCTCATCAGCCAGTCTCCATGGAAAAACAAACTCCCTGGAGCGGACGGGGACACGCTTGGAGGGTTCCCTGTCAAGTTCCTCGTCCAAGTG ACGAGGCTCTCCAAGATCCTCATGATCAAGAAAGAACACGTCAAGCACTTAAAGGATATGAACGCAGAAGCTGAAAAACTG aaGTCGTGCTCGATGCCTATAGGCCTAGAGTTCCAGAAGCGTTATGCCACCACAGTACTGGAGCTGGAGCAGCTCAATAAAGACCTGAACAAGGTGCTGCACGAGGTCCAGCAGTTCTGCTACGAG cTGGCCCCAGATCAGGGCATGGCTCCTGTGGACCGGCCCACAGAGCTGCGTCAGCGCTGTGAGGAGGAGGCCAAGGAGATGGTGCAGCAGACCAACACCCTCCGTGACGACCAGCAGTGCGTCTCCAACGCCAGCCTCACACACCTCATCTCAGGCCTCACTGCCTTACTGCTGCAGATCAAG TGTCTGGCTGAGGGAGGAGACCTGAACTCCTTTGAATTTAAATCGCTCACTGACTCTCTGAATGACATAAAGAGCTCAATAGACCCCTCCAACCTCAG TTGCTTCCAGAACAACGTAGAGATTCACGTAGCCCACATCCAGAGTGGTCTGAGTCAGCTGGGAAACCTACACGCCTTTGCAGCCAACAACACCAACAcggtctga
- the mixl1 gene encoding homeobox protein MIXL1: MSAVHGKLRVGDLTQFPMYPDGHMERNSMPHSDYSAADRANYFNSANATGQRADSMTHRRKRTNFTQQQIGVLEKVFSDTKYPDIYLRERLEALTGLPESRIQVWFQNRRAKSRRLEGSSMSMKLNSVAAPVTPFAQLHHRMHNFRPSLHTRTEETHAKTTLPTKTGNYEHSIIPYVDDASINGNRRKIEQIERDELSVAVPCNNVHPYHKGNGLYIKSQSNISGSAGTKHVLVEYDNFPPNKTIGPEMKVVIPPIPSQNNLGRSSPKHIACQVQHPQVKTRPDNFGHFSPIRASKAQEFSDSDSEWENGAMSGFGDFM, from the exons ATGTCAGCCGTCCACGGAAAACTGAGGGTAGGAGACCTAACTCAATTCCCGATGTACCCCGACGGACACATGGAGAGGAATAGCATGCCGCATTCAG ATTATAGTGCTGCGGATAGGGCAAACTACTTCAACTCCGCAAACGCCACCGGACAGAGAGCGGACAGCATGACCCATCGAAGGAAGAGAACCAACTTCACCCAGCAGCAGATTGGGGTGCTGGAGAAAGTATTCTCCGACACCAAATACCCCGACATATACCTTCGCGAGAGACTTGAGGCTCTCACCGGCCTACCAGAGTCCAGAATTCAG GTGTGGTTCCAGAACCGACGCGCAAAGTCCCGTCGCCTGGAAGGGTCGTCCATGTCTATGAAGCTCAATAGTGTTGCCGCCCCCGTGACCCCATTCGCGCAACTCCATCACCGAATGCACAACTTCAGACCATCACTCCACACCCGGACGGAAGAAACGCACGCCAAGACCACACTACCCACGAAAACTGGTAACTACGAACACTCAATTATCCCGTATGTTGACGATGCATCCATAAATGGGAATAGAAGAAAAATTGAGCAAATCGAACGAGATGAGTTGAGCGTTGCGGTTCCGTGCAACAACGTTCATCCGTATCACAAGGGAAATGGACTTTACATCAAGTCCCAGAGCAACATAAGCGGTAGTGCAGGTACAAAACATGTTCTGGTTGAATATGACAACTTTCCCCCAAACAAGACCATAGGTCCCGAGATGAAAGTTGTTATCCCTCCTATTCCTTCACAGAACAACTTAGGCAGGTCCTCTCCAAAGCATATCGCGTGCCAAGTACAGCATCCTCAGGTTAAGACAAGACCTGATAACTTTGGCCACTTCTCTCCCATTCGTGCCAGCAAGGCTCAAGAGTTTTCTGATTCGGATTCAGAGTGGGAAAATGGCGCCATGTCTGGCTTTGGTGACTTCATGTGA